The following is a genomic window from Brucella pseudogrignonensis.
CTTCCGGCACCAGAACCAGACCCTGATCAATACGCTGCGCAATCGTCAGACCCGCAACGTCCTGGCCGTTGAGCAAAATACTGCCCGAACTTGCTTTCAAACGGCCTGCAACGGTTTCCAGTAGCTCGGTACGACCAGCACCCATCAAACCGTAGATACAAACGATCTCACCGGCGCGCACATTGAGCGACATATTATCGACAAGTGCGAAATCGCCCGACTTATCCTGAACGGTCAGACCTTCAACGGAAAGCGCTACATCGCCCCATTCGTATCCGGTGGGAGGTGAGCCAAGATCGAAGTTTTCACCAACCATGTTGCGAACGATCCATTCAAGATCAATGTCCGCGCGTGGGGCGTAAGCAGTCATTGCACCGTCCCGCAGCACAACCGCATGATCGGTGATCTGCAAGGCTTCTTCGAGATGATGCGAGATGTAAACGATGGCAACGCCACGCGCCGTCAGATCACGAATGACCTTGAACAGCACTTCAACTTCGGAAGCACTCAAAGCAGATGTTGGCTCATCCATGATCAGAATGCGCGAATTGACCGAAAGCGCACGTGCGATTTCGACAACCTGCTGCTGACCAAGGCGAAGTTCTTCAACAGGCGTCAGCGGATCAATGTCTTCTTCAAGCTCAGCTAGCAATTCGCGTGTCAGGCGCTCTTCTTCGGCGAAGTTCACGCCCGACGCACCGCGAATTTCGCGTCCCATGAAAATATTGTCGCGCACATTCATATTCGGCGCGAGGCTTAATTCCTGGTGGATGATCGAAATACCACGATCACGCGCTTCCGAAGACGAGTTGAACACAACCGGTTCACCATCAAGAATGATCGTGCCTGATGTCGGCTGAATAACACCCGACAGAACCTTCATCAGCGTCGACTTGCCAGCACCATTTTCGCCAAAAAGCGTGGTTACCTGACCGCGACGGATTTCAAAGTTCACGCCCTTGAGCGCGTTGATACGCCCATAAGCCTTGGCAACATCGTGTGCAGAAAGAACGACTTCGCCGTGCTTGCCTTCAACTTTGGTTTGAACGGTCATTTTACTTCAAACCCCACCGGCGTAACCAACCAGTTCTTAGGATTAACAAGCTTGAAAACGCCCGTAACGGTCACTGTCTTGCCAACGAGATTATCGACATCTACGCCTTCAAGAACCTGCTTCTTCATCTCATTATTAAGAGCAGAACCAGCATTCTGGAATTCGATCTGGTTCTTAAACTGACCGAATTCGATTGTTCCCGTCGCATCGCGCAGATCAGTACCATTCACTGCCGGGCCAGTCTGAACGCGAATAGCCATACCTTCAGGGAAACCATCGACTTTGATGACATTATAGTTGGACTTGCGCTCTTCAACCGTACCAGTAAACTTGACAGGGATTACCGGGTTTACGCTACCAACGCCGTATTTCTTTCCGGCTGCGTTTTTGTCGGCAGCAAGTGCTGTACCAACTTCAACGGCATCGGCTGCGCGTTCTTCAACGCTGGCCTTAACCTTCGGAAACTCTGCCGCACCATAGGCGTCAGGCGAAAAAACCTGCTGACGCACATCGGCATCAGAACCGATCTTTACCACCTTCGTGTCAAATCCAATTGCACCGATAACCACGACCGCAGCGATCACGCTCCAGAGAACAGCGCGACTTGATTTGGCGGGCTTTGGTGTAACTTGATTAGCTTGTGTACTCATTATCAAACGCCTTCAGCAAATTCTGCCGGATTGTCGTTATAGAAACGGATGATGCGGTTAGGCCTATGCAGCCTCATAACTGCGCGGATGATGCGTAACCTTAGCGACCGCGAAATATCGGGAAGCCAAAGGGGCAAAACAAACAGGAGCAGAAATCTGAAACATAAATCCTCCGCATGTTGCCGGCGCCGCCCCTCCGCGTAAGCCTTCAAACAAATATGCCGCTGTCATGATCTATGATAGCAGCATGTTATCAACTCCAATAATCATGTTATAAAGACATATAACTGTCAATCAGGACTTTTTGAAACGTGTTCCATTTTGCACATTTGAACGCCAAAAATACACGCAACTCCGGCGGATTTAAGCATAAAGGCCGACGCGGCTGCTCCATGCTTCACAAAGAGAAGCAATGGGGAGCGCAGCAAGCAACTAAAATAATTAAGCATTAAAAACAGATATTTATAAGATTTCAAGCGCGAGAAGACACCTATATCACCTTGCATTAAGCTCATCCGAACCATGATTTTTTCTGGCAGAATTCACCTCCATCACCTTTTGGTGAAAAAAAATGCTTATGCACAAAAATTTTACAGACATACCCGTGCCGTTATGTTATCTCCGCTATGCGCGAAAGCCTTTTTTGATTAAAACAATGGGCAGCGAGCGACAAATTTCGTCGCGGGAGGAAATCCAAATGTCCGTCAAGGACCACATTGGGAAAGCGTAATTCAGTCATGCGTGGTCAAGGTGATATAATCATCGGCATCGACGCGGGCACGTCCGTCGTCAAGGCTGTGGCATTCGACCTGAACGGTCGTCAACTCGATTCGGCGGCTGTCCGCAACAAATACGAAACCGGCGAACATGGCGCGGTGACGCAATCACTCTCCCAGACATGGGACGATTGCGCCAAAGCTCTGCGCGGTCTTGCAGAGAAAATTCCAAATCTAAGCACCCGCACCGCTGCTATTTCCGTCACCGGACAGGGCGATGGCACATGGCTGGTTGGGCGCGACAACGAGCCTGTCGGCGATGCCTGGATATGGCTTGATGCACGCGCTGCCAATACTGTTACCAAACTTGCAGCAGGACCGATGAACCGTGCGCGCTTTGAAGCGACCGGCACCGGGTTGAACACCTGCCAGCAAGGCACACAGATGGCGCATATGAACAGTTTCGTCCCGGAACTGCTCGATAATGCGGAAGTCGCCCTGCATTGTAAGGACTGGCTTTATCTCAACCTCACCGGCGTCCGCGCCACAGACCCATCAGAAGCCAGTTTCACGTTCGGCAATTTCCGCAATCGTCAATATGATGATGTGGTTATTGAAGCACTCGGCCTCATTAAGCGCCGCAATCTGCTGCCCGAAATCGTAGACGGCACTCTGACGCAGCATCCTTTGTCCCCCGACGCGGCCGCTGCAACGGGTCTTTTGGCCGGCACGCCGGTGAGTCTCGGCTATGTCGATATGGTAATGACCGCACTCGGCGCTGGCGTTTATTCCGGCACCGCCGATGCAGGTTGCTCGACCATCGGATCAACCGGCGTGCATATGCGTGCGAAGCCTGTTTCCGAGATCAATCTGAATGCGGAAGGTACGGGTTACGTTATCGCGCTGCCAGTTCCCGGCATCGTCACGCAGGTTCAGACCAATATGGGCGCGACGATCAATATCGACTGGATATTGCAGATCGCAGCTGACCTGATGTCGACAGCAGACAAGCCCGTCTCCCTGAGTGATCTGATCCCGCGCCTTGATGAATGGTTTAATGCAAGCCGCCCCGGCGCATTGCTTTACCATCCTTATATTTCTGAAGCTGGAGAACGCGGACCTTTCGTCAATGCCTTTGCGCGGGCCGGCTTTATCGGGCTCTCAAGTCGCGACCGATTCCCGGAACTCGTGCGTTCGGTGGTTGAAGGCCTCGGCATGGCGACGCGTGATTGCTACGCCGCCATGGGCGATATGCCGGCCGAATTGCGCCTGACAGGTGGGGCTGCACGCTCGCGCGCATTGCGCAGCACGCTGTCTGCGGCGGTGAACGCACCTGTGCGCGTATCATCGCGTGAAGAAGCAGGGGCGGCAGGGGCAGCAATGATGGCGGCGGTTGCTATTGGTGCTTACTCCAACATGGAAGATTGCATTGCGGAATGGGTTGCACCGTTGCTCGGTGCTGCCGAAGCGCCTGATGCTGCACAGGCACAACGCTATGCAGAACTGTTTGGCGCCTATAAAGACGCCCGACTGGCTCTAACCCCGATTTGGGACAAACTTGCTGCCGACCGGTAATTCGATGATCGGCTGTAATAACATATTATTTTGCCGGAACTCCGGCATCCGAAGGAGCATGAGATGGCTGAACCGGAAACCTGCGATCTGTTTGTGATTGGCGGCGGTATCAATGGCGCGGGCGTCGCTCGCGATGCAGCCGGGCGCGGCCTCAAGGTTGTGCTGGCGGAAAAAGACGACCTTGCAGAAGGCACTTCGTCCCGCTCTGGTAAGCTGGTTCATGGTGGCCTGCGCTATCTTGAATATTATGAATTTCGTCTTGTGCGCGAAGCGCTGATTGAGCGTGAAGTATTGCTCAATGCAGCGCCGCACATCATCTGGCCGATGCGTTTTGTTCTGCCACACAGCCCGCAGGATCGTCCAGCTTGGCTTGTGCGCCTTGGCCTGTTTCTTTACGACCATCTTGGTGGCCGCAAGAAACTTCCCGGCACTCGCACGCTTGATTTGAAGCGCGACCCGGAAGGCACGCCGATACTCGATCAATACACCAAGGGTTTTGAATATTCAGATTGCTGGGTGGATGATGCCCGCCTTGTCATTCTGAACGCTGTTGGTGCCGCTGAAAAGGGTGCAACCGTTTTGACTCGCACGCCGGTGACATCGGCACGTCGCGAAAAAGGTGGCTGGATCATTGAAACCAAGAACCGCGATACCGGCGAAGTGCGCAGCTTCCGTGCGCGTTGTATCGTCAATTGCGCAGGCCCATGGGTTACAGACGTTATCACCAATGTTGCTGGCTCAAACTCGTCACGCAATGTGCGTCTGGTCAAGGGCAGCCATATCATCGTGCCAAAATTCTGGGCCGGTGCGAATGCCTATCTGGTGCAGAACCACGACAAGCGCGTGATCTTCATAAACCCCTATGAAGGCGACAAGGCACTGATCGGCACCACCGATATCGCTTATGAAGGTCGCGCCGAAGATGTCAGCGCAGATGAGAAAGAAATCGATTACCTGCTCACTGCAGTGAATCGCTATTTCAAAGAAAAGCTGCGTCGCGAAGATGTGCTGCACAGCTTCTCCGGTGTGCGTCCACTGTTTGATGACGGCAAAGGCAATCCATCCGCCGTCACGCGCGACTATGTTTTCGATCTTGATGAGACCAATGACGCACCACTGCTGAACGTATTTGGCGGAAAAATCACTACATTCCGCGAACTGGCTGAGCGCGGTATGCATCGGTTGAAGCACATCTTCCCGAAAATGGGTGGTGATTGGACTCATGATGCACCACTTCCAGGTGGCGAAATCGCCAATGCTGATTTCGAGACTTTTGCAAACAGTCTGCGTGACAGCTATCCGTGGATGCCGCGCAAACTGGCCCTGCATTACGGTCGCCTATACGGTGCGCGCACAAAGAATGTGGTTGCGGGTGCAACTGACCTCTCCGGTCTTGGCCAACATTTCGGCGGCAATCTCTATGAAGCCGAAGTTCGCTATCTCGTTGCAAAAGAATGGGCGAAGACAGCGAACGACATTCTCTATCGGCGCACCAAGCATTACCTGCATTTGACAGAAGCCGAACGGACCGCATTCATCGCTTGGTTCGACAACGCAAACGTAGTTGCTTGAGGATAGTATGGCTTTAACGCTTTCATTAAACACCAATCCGCTTGTGAACCGCTTTGCAGAGCCGGATGATCTGATCGAAACCGTTGCACGCGATCTGCGCCTGCGCGATCTGCAGCTAACACACGAGTTCATCAATCCAAGCTGGCAGGCGTCGACAATTCGCCGCCTCACCCGCGATATGGACAAGGCATTAGAGCGCACTGGCGTCCGCGTAACGTCTGGCATGACGGGCCCCTATGGCCGCCTCAACCATTTCGGCCATCCAGACGCAGATGTGCGCCGCTATTATGTCGACTGGTTCAAAACATTTGCCGATATTATCGGCGATCTCGGCGGAAAGTCGGTCGGCACGCAATTCGCGATTTTCACCTATAAGGATTTTGACAATCCTGAGCGTCGTGAAGAGTTGATTAAGATCGCCATCGACTGCTGGGCAGAAGTTGCCGAACATGCCGCCGGTGCTGGTCTTGACTATGTTTTCTGGGAGCCAATGAGCATCGGGCGTGAATTCGGCGATACAATCGCAGAAAGCATCAAGCTTCAGGATCGGTTAACCGCCACCAATATGGCAATCCCGATGTGGATGATGGCTGACATCGACCATGGTGATGTCACCTCATCGAACCCCGACGATTTTGACCCCTATGCATGGGCGCGTGCGGTGCCAAAAGTTTCGCCGATCATTCACATCAAGCAGAGCCTGATGGATAAGGGCGGTCATCGTCCTTTCACGGCTGCTTTCAACGCCAAGGGCCGGATTCAGCCGGAACCGTTGCTGAAAGCCTTTGCCGAAGGTGGCGCAGTGGACAATGAAATCTGCCTTGAGCTGTCGTTTAAGGAACGTGATCCAAACGACCGCGAAGTCATCCCACAAATCGCGGAAAGTGTGGCCTTCTGGGCGCCACACATTGACACTGGCGCTGGAGTTTTGAAAATATAACTGCAAGAAAACAATAAAGAATCGGGAGCAGGCAGCACAAAAATGGCAGATGCAGAGGATTCCTTAGCCCTTCGTGCGGCCTGGCTTCACTTTATTGGCGGAATGACCCAATCAGCTGTTGCAAAACGGCTGGGGCTTCCATCCGTGAAAGCGCATCGATTGATCGCCAAGGCCGTTGCTGATGGCGCGGTCAAAGTGACTATTGATGGCGATATTTCTGAATGTATCGATCTCGAAAATCAACTCGCTGAAAAATACAATCTCGAATATTGCGAAGTTGCACCCGATCTTGGTGAAGACGCCCTGCCCCTGCTCTCATTGGGCAATGCCGGTGCGGAATTTCTGCGTCGTGAGATTGAACATGGCGACCATGAGGTGATCGGCCTCGGCCATGGCCGCACGCTTTCGGCGGCGGTCAGCCACATGCCGCGCGTAACCGCTAAGGATTTGGAGTTCGTTTCACTGCTCGGTGGCTTGACCCGAAATTTTGCGGCCAACCCGCATGACGTAATGCACCGCATCGCTGAGAAGACCGGCAGACCGGCTTATGTGATGCCTGTGCCTTTCTTTGCCAATACCGCAGAAGATCGCGAAGTGCTGCTGGCGCAAAAGGGCGTTACAACTGTTTTCGATATGGGTTGCCGCGCGGAACTGAAAATTGTCGGTATTGGCACCGTTGATGCTCACGCACAGCTCGTCACATCGGGCGTTGTTGATTTGACTGAGATGGAAGAAATTGCTGAATATGGCGCAGTCGGTGAAATGCTCGGCCACTTCTTTGATAAGCATGGTACGCGACTGGATACTAAGCTGACAGCCCGCACCATCGCCGCATCCGTCGAAAACGCTGATATGAGCCGCATCATCGGTTTGGCTGGCGGCCTGTCAAAAGCCGAGGCTATTCGCTCGGTTTTAAAAAGCGGCCGTCTTTATGGGCTGATCACTGATGAGCGCACCGCAAAAGCTCTTGTGGAGTAAATCGCGCCTCACTCAACAAAACGTCACAAAATAACATTTTATATAGATTATTATGTGATTTTGTGATTTAAGATGGCATCAGAAGCAACCACGCTTTGAGATCGGAATTTTCGTGAAACGCGACGAAAGAAGACAGGCGATCATCAATCTGCTGATAGAAAATCATGCAGTTGATCTGGATGATCTTGCTGATCGTTTTGCTGTTTCCAAAATGACCATTCATCGCGATCTGGACGCACTCGAAGAATCCGGCGTATTGCGCAAAGTTCGCGGTGGCGCGACGATGGATCCCGGCTCGCAGTTTGAAAGCGATTTTCGTTTTCGCGTACAGCAGGACAACGAAGCCAAGATTCAGATGGGCCGCGCTGCCCTTGAACTGATTGAGCCCGGCATGACAGTGATGATCAATGACGGTTCAACTGCAGCAGTTCTCGGCAGCATGCTGGTTGAAAAGCGACCGCTCACGGTGATCACCAATAATGCCGTTATCATCGAAAACCTCAAGGGCGAAGCTGGTATCAATCTGATAGCGCTGGGCGGCGTTTTCTCTGCAAAGTTTAATGCTTTCTTTGGTCTGCTGACCGAAGAAGCGCTCTCCAAGCTCAGTGCAGATTTTGCCTTTATTTCCGCGCCCGCCGTCAACGGACGCCTCGTCTATCACATGGATGAAAACGTCGTGCGCACCAAGCGCGCCATGACTGCATCGGCAACACGCACCTGCCTGCTGGTCAATCATCAGCGTTTTAGACGGACAGCACTTCATGTCATGGCCGATCTCGGCGACTTTGATGCCATCATCACCGATCAGTCTCCCGGTGATGCACTCGTCGCCGATCTGGAGCCAGCCGGCATCAAACTAACAATCGCAGAATAGTTTCTGCGAAACCACATTTACACAAGCAGAAAGAGCATTCGAGCATGTCCAAATTCTGGGTAGGTACGAGCTGGAAAATGAACAAGACGCTGGCCGAAGCCCGCGTTTTTGCAGAAAAGCTGAAAGAAGCCGATGGTGATCGTTCAGCGGATATTCAGCGGTTTGTTATTCCACCCTTTACCTATGTTCGTGAAGTCAAAGACATCCTGGCGGATACATCGGTCAAAGTTGGCGCGCAGAACATGCACTGGGCTGATCAGGGCGCATGGACCGGTGAAATTTCGCCGTTGATGCTCAAAGATTGCAATCTCGACATCGTTGAGCTTGGCCACTCCGAACGCCGCGCAAACTTTGGCGAAACCAACGAAACTGTTGGACTCAAGGTTGAAGCAGCCGTTCGTCACGGTCTGATCCCGCTGATCTGCATTGGCGAAACGCTCGAAGATCGCGAAAGCGGACGCGCTGCGGAAGTGCTTGCTGAAG
Proteins encoded in this region:
- a CDS encoding sugar ABC transporter ATP-binding protein → MTVQTKVEGKHGEVVLSAHDVAKAYGRINALKGVNFEIRRGQVTTLFGENGAGKSTLMKVLSGVIQPTSGTIILDGEPVVFNSSSEARDRGISIIHQELSLAPNMNVRDNIFMGREIRGASGVNFAEEERLTRELLAELEEDIDPLTPVEELRLGQQQVVEIARALSVNSRILIMDEPTSALSASEVEVLFKVIRDLTARGVAIVYISHHLEEALQITDHAVVLRDGAMTAYAPRADIDLEWIVRNMVGENFDLGSPPTGYEWGDVALSVEGLTVQDKSGDFALVDNMSLNVRAGEIVCIYGLMGAGRTELLETVAGRLKASSGSILLNGQDVAGLTIAQRIDQGLVLVPEDRQRDGLVQTMTVGRNLSLASIGEMTKGLFTSKKREKNIVDQSIKNVHIKTDGGEAAIGSLSGGNQQKVVIGKMLATEPKVILLDEPSRGIDIGAKAEVFKLLAEKAKDGLAVVYTTSEVGECLSIAHRIIVMHRGRISAEFGSDVSKEKIMAASGESMVGH
- a CDS encoding TIM barrel protein — protein: MALTLSLNTNPLVNRFAEPDDLIETVARDLRLRDLQLTHEFINPSWQASTIRRLTRDMDKALERTGVRVTSGMTGPYGRLNHFGHPDADVRRYYVDWFKTFADIIGDLGGKSVGTQFAIFTYKDFDNPERREELIKIAIDCWAEVAEHAAGAGLDYVFWEPMSIGREFGDTIAESIKLQDRLTATNMAIPMWMMADIDHGDVTSSNPDDFDPYAWARAVPKVSPIIHIKQSLMDKGGHRPFTAAFNAKGRIQPEPLLKAFAEGGAVDNEICLELSFKERDPNDREVIPQIAESVAFWAPHIDTGAGVLKI
- a CDS encoding glycerol-3-phosphate dehydrogenase → MAEPETCDLFVIGGGINGAGVARDAAGRGLKVVLAEKDDLAEGTSSRSGKLVHGGLRYLEYYEFRLVREALIEREVLLNAAPHIIWPMRFVLPHSPQDRPAWLVRLGLFLYDHLGGRKKLPGTRTLDLKRDPEGTPILDQYTKGFEYSDCWVDDARLVILNAVGAAEKGATVLTRTPVTSARREKGGWIIETKNRDTGEVRSFRARCIVNCAGPWVTDVITNVAGSNSSRNVRLVKGSHIIVPKFWAGANAYLVQNHDKRVIFINPYEGDKALIGTTDIAYEGRAEDVSADEKEIDYLLTAVNRYFKEKLRREDVLHSFSGVRPLFDDGKGNPSAVTRDYVFDLDETNDAPLLNVFGGKITTFRELAERGMHRLKHIFPKMGGDWTHDAPLPGGEIANADFETFANSLRDSYPWMPRKLALHYGRLYGARTKNVVAGATDLSGLGQHFGGNLYEAEVRYLVAKEWAKTANDILYRRTKHYLHLTEAERTAFIAWFDNANVVA
- a CDS encoding DeoR/GlpR family DNA-binding transcription regulator; translated protein: MKRDERRQAIINLLIENHAVDLDDLADRFAVSKMTIHRDLDALEESGVLRKVRGGATMDPGSQFESDFRFRVQQDNEAKIQMGRAALELIEPGMTVMINDGSTAAVLGSMLVEKRPLTVITNNAVIIENLKGEAGINLIALGGVFSAKFNAFFGLLTEEALSKLSADFAFISAPAVNGRLVYHMDENVVRTKRAMTASATRTCLLVNHQRFRRTALHVMADLGDFDAIITDQSPGDALVADLEPAGIKLTIAE
- a CDS encoding triose-phosphate isomerase, with amino-acid sequence MSKFWVGTSWKMNKTLAEARVFAEKLKEADGDRSADIQRFVIPPFTYVREVKDILADTSVKVGAQNMHWADQGAWTGEISPLMLKDCNLDIVELGHSERRANFGETNETVGLKVEAAVRHGLIPLICIGETLEDRESGRAAEVLAEEVRGALSKLSDEQKKAKILFAYEPVWAIGENGIPASAEYADARQAEIIAVAEGILGRRVPCLYGGSVNPGNCEELIACPHIDGLFIGRSAWNVEGYLDILDKCAKTIKAN
- a CDS encoding sugar-binding transcriptional regulator; its protein translation is MADAEDSLALRAAWLHFIGGMTQSAVAKRLGLPSVKAHRLIAKAVADGAVKVTIDGDISECIDLENQLAEKYNLEYCEVAPDLGEDALPLLSLGNAGAEFLRREIEHGDHEVIGLGHGRTLSAAVSHMPRVTAKDLEFVSLLGGLTRNFAANPHDVMHRIAEKTGRPAYVMPVPFFANTAEDREVLLAQKGVTTVFDMGCRAELKIVGIGTVDAHAQLVTSGVVDLTEMEEIAEYGAVGEMLGHFFDKHGTRLDTKLTARTIAASVENADMSRIIGLAGGLSKAEAIRSVLKSGRLYGLITDERTAKALVE
- a CDS encoding FGGY-family carbohydrate kinase, whose product is MRGQGDIIIGIDAGTSVVKAVAFDLNGRQLDSAAVRNKYETGEHGAVTQSLSQTWDDCAKALRGLAEKIPNLSTRTAAISVTGQGDGTWLVGRDNEPVGDAWIWLDARAANTVTKLAAGPMNRARFEATGTGLNTCQQGTQMAHMNSFVPELLDNAEVALHCKDWLYLNLTGVRATDPSEASFTFGNFRNRQYDDVVIEALGLIKRRNLLPEIVDGTLTQHPLSPDAAAATGLLAGTPVSLGYVDMVMTALGAGVYSGTADAGCSTIGSTGVHMRAKPVSEINLNAEGTGYVIALPVPGIVTQVQTNMGATINIDWILQIAADLMSTADKPVSLSDLIPRLDEWFNASRPGALLYHPYISEAGERGPFVNAFARAGFIGLSSRDRFPELVRSVVEGLGMATRDCYAAMGDMPAELRLTGGAARSRALRSTLSAAVNAPVRVSSREEAGAAGAAMMAAVAIGAYSNMEDCIAEWVAPLLGAAEAPDAAQAQRYAELFGAYKDARLALTPIWDKLAADR
- a CDS encoding DUF2291 domain-containing protein; amino-acid sequence: MSTQANQVTPKPAKSSRAVLWSVIAAVVVIGAIGFDTKVVKIGSDADVRQQVFSPDAYGAAEFPKVKASVEERAADAVEVGTALAADKNAAGKKYGVGSVNPVIPVKFTGTVEERKSNYNVIKVDGFPEGMAIRVQTGPAVNGTDLRDATGTIEFGQFKNQIEFQNAGSALNNEMKKQVLEGVDVDNLVGKTVTVTGVFKLVNPKNWLVTPVGFEVK